gccaggaggtggatgagggaagtgtaggcaggaggaggagagacccgaggcagccgccagtccgagtgtcaggtgaactgaacttcaagtaagaagttatgagctgcagtctatctgggtcagatataaaccaagtttaggtggagtttattttcgttttgctgactttttacagtcagttacaataactcttaCTGCGTactaactagctagcatgacggggtttctatacagctgggtgggtgctgtgatgttactgatggtgaactttattttattcataaggttagtttgtATCCCAGTCAACACACATATGTGGGGCCCAAATAGGGAGCAGCAGGGCTAATATTTGGGGCCCACTTGGGAAACCCAACTGGGGTCCAGCTAATTTTGTCCTCAGTTTCCATGGTGGCCCCAAATGTGTTTGCCCACATAGGTTAATGACGGGCCCTGGATGGGCCCCAAATCACGCCCAGCCAAAAAACAAGTGTGGGACCCAGATGGGTAGGAGTGGGTCTGATAGTTGGGGCCCATTTGGGTTACCCACCTGGGACCCAGCTACTTTTGTCCGCAGTTTTCATGGTGGCCCCAAGTGTGTTTGCCCAGATGGGTTAATGATGGGCCCCGGATGGGTCCCAAATCAGGCCCAGCCAACAAACGATGTGAGGCCCAGATGGGTAGAAGAGGGTCTGATATTTGGGGCCCACCTGGGTTACCCACCTGGGACCCAGCTACTTTTGTCCTCAGTTTCCATGGTGGCCCCAAATGTGTTTGCCCAGATGGGTTAATGATGGGCCCCAaatcagacccaaccaaaaAACATGTGTGGGGCCCATATGCATAGAAGCTGGTCTGATATTTGGGGCCCACCTGGGTTACCCACCTGGGACCCAGCTATTTTTGTCCTCCATTTCCATGGTGGCCCCAAGTGTGCTTGCCCAGATGGGATTTTGGATAATACAGTAAGCTAAAATGTAAATCACCTGTACAACAAAGTCAgttaatcttttttattttacaatacTGATTAATATGAAATTTTAAAACAGAATGCAGTATAACAGTAATTTTTTATAtactatacaaaaaaaaattttgtTTACAGAACATGTTGACAAAAAAGGTCCCTAGTAtacacaaaacaataacaaatcAATGTTatacagtttaaaagaaaacgAAATGCACTGAAACACAGCTTCTCACTCATTCACCGATCCATTGGTCTTGAAAAAAAGTGcatttcttcacaaataacatCAGATTTGAAATACTACTGGAGTTGTTTTGAAGGTGGGGCTGGTCAGGTTGTTTGACCTCCTACGTCTTCAAGTATGCtgcaaaacaaagagaaaaatatgtGGTCATTCCTGGCAGCAGCCATCACCCTCCAGAACAACATGAGCTgatgacacccccccccccaaaaaaaacccccaaacataATTTCCCTCAATAATAAAGTATTTGTAATTAATTTCATCTCCACAGTCTATCTCAACAGAGTCACTAAGGTATACCTCTCCTGCACACGACACTGTGCCCTTGCCATGCAATTTCCTCCTCTATCTCTTGCACCAATAAACCACTTGGATGCTGCCTTGTCTGCCTCTTTTCTGGTAATCTGGCTTGTAAGAGCATTTTTTTTCAAGCTGCCTGTAAAGCACAGATATTGACCACAAGAAAGTGAGACTATATTACTGAATCTAAAGACACAGCTGtaattctctttttttgttacatacttatatttaaaatatatattatatattatattaaaatCTCACATAAATGTAGAACCAAAGTATAAAAACCTTAAGTCAGTGATTAAATTAATTGGAAGACTGACAACAGCTGAAGTGAGCGTCTGTGATTCAAACATCAACAAAATATCTTATAACTAATGCACTTACCATATAGCACTTCAAAAATTTTAAGCCCTCGAAATTCCCGCTTTCCATGGCGCCCAACGAAGTTATATTGCCTGGAAAGagcattgtccataatgaaGGCCATCATTCTTCTGGTGGCTTCATCAACAGTGCTCCCTCCGATCTCTGCCACAACAGCAACCTTAGGACACGCAAGGACAATAATTTTACTGACACAGTAGTACGATCAGTCACACCTAAAAGAAAACCTGCACAGCTACACAGTAATTAGGCTTAATAATTTTgatgctgtttgactgagaaaGAGTTAAGTATCAAAGTCAAACACTGATGTGAATGCAAAGAGCTATTAttacatcattattatttacCACTTCTTTCAGGAAGACAGGGTCTATCAGTTTTTGCTCCAGTGCTTCCACGTCTGCGACTGTCCGGAGAGGAAAACCAGCACCCTCGGGTAATACTGCAGCAACTGGTCCATCACGTTGTTTGAGGAGAGACTGTAGCATTCGACTGTGGATCCTCTGAGTCTCCTTAATGTCTTCCAGGAGGGTTAGAACACGTACAAACATGCTGGTATTGGTGGCTTGTACAAGTTGTCTTGGAACAGCTTGTGAAGGAGTTGAGGGTGGTGGTAGCTGAACAAATGGATGAGTGATGTTCTGGTGGGGAGTTTCACTTGAATGTCTATTCTCCATTGCTGATGGTGATGAGTTCTCTGGCTGTTCCGCAGCATTGTCCCAATCCTCATCTGAGCTTGACTGAATCACTGGccttaaaatgaatttaaaaaaatattaaaaaatgccACAAACAATTTAGTTACTGGTTAGTcctacaaactaaaaaaaataaaaaattaatgtaTAGTCCGGCATCAAAAGGAGtctaaaactgatttttaaaagtcaaaaaGTTACAAAGTGCTATTTTAAGATCATATCTAAATCTGGTGAGCAGCAGTGGTCTACTAAAGATGctgtcagtttgtttttgtttttcttataatCACCACAATAAATTGTTGCTTTTAAGGCGTTTTTAAGAAACATTATTACCTCCTTTTCCGCTTCCCTTTTCCAAATCTGCTTCCAGAATCAGACTCAGTCTGCAGATCAGAGGTTGCTTCAGACCTCCGCAGTTTCACCCTGGCATTTTCATAGTTTTCTGTAAATTTTTGACATACATCAACAAAATGTTGTTAGTGTAATTACAGGGAAatcttttgttctgtctttaATGACAGAATATTTGGTAGCAATAAACAAAAATGCTTCTTACCAGCTTTCCCCAAGATGCGAACTCTGTACT
The genomic region above belongs to Oreochromis aureus strain Israel breed Guangdong linkage group 14, ZZ_aureus, whole genome shotgun sequence and contains:
- the LOC116311143 gene encoding uncharacterized protein LOC116311143 isoform X1, whose translation is MLPFAVVDFLDGGGVSIIPCKWFTGPVEDSCFWPPGRVNINKAVKDGVTPDANWSQYRVRILGKAENYENARVKLRRSEATSDLQTESDSGSRFGKGKRKRRPVIQSSSDEDWDNAAEQPENSSPSAMENRHSSETPHQNITHPFVQLPPPSTPSQAVPRQLVQATNTSMFVRVLTLLEDIKETQRIHSRMLQSLLKQRDGPVAAVLPEGAGFPLRTVADVEALEQKLIDPVFLKEVVAVVAEIGGSTVDEATRRMMAFIMDNALSRQYNFVGRHGKREFRGLKIFEVLYGSLKKNALTSQITRKEADKAASKWFIGARDRGGNCMARAQCRVQESILEDVGGQTT
- the LOC116311143 gene encoding uncharacterized protein LOC116311143 isoform X2, whose product is MLPFAVVDFLDGGGVSIIPCKWFTGPVEDSCFWPPGRVNINKAVKDGVTPDANWSQYRVRILGKAENYENARVKLRRSEATSDLQTESDSGSRFGKGKRKRRPVIQSSSDEDWDNAAEQPENSSPSAMENRHSSETPHQNITHPFVQLPPPSTPSQAVPRQLVQATNTSMFVRVLTLLEDIKETQRIHSRMLQSLLKQRDGPVAAVLPEGAGFPLRTVADVEALEQKLIDPVFLKEVVAVVAEIGGSTVDEATRRMMAFIMDNALSRQYNFVGRHGKREFRGLKIFEVLYAYLKT